The DNA window GTCGACTGCATTTACGAAGGGCCGGATCAGCTGTTCATCCATCCCGACGAGTGCATCGACTGCGGCGCCTGCGAGCCCGAGTGCCCGGTCACGGCCATCTTCCCCGAGGAAGACGTGCCGGTCCAGCTCAAGAGCTTCATCGGCAAGAACAAGGACGTGTTCAACAGTGCCACGCCGCCGGGGCGTCCGACGCGCTGAGCTCGCTCTTCGCGTCTCAAGTCAACGCGGTACCAGGAGTACGCGACGCAAAACGGCGACCCGCATTGGGTCGCCGTTTTGCGTTGTACCGGTGTGCAATGTTGTCGTCGCTCAGTCGAGATATCGGGCCTTGAGCAGGAAGGCGCCAATGAGCGCGATGTACTGCAAAATGGTGGAGCGCTCGCTCCACATGGCCTCGGCCCAGTCGTGCGGTCCACTGGTGGAGCCTTTGGGCGGCCGGCCGAACCAGCGCGGGGTGCGCTTCTTGTAGTCGAGATATTCCTGCCCGAAGATGGACTCGAGCACGCCTTCTTCGTAGCGCACGATGAAGGTGTACTCCACCGCGAACACAATGAGCGCCACCGGCAGGAACCAGTACACACCGCTCAC is part of the Gemmatimonas sp. UBA7669 genome and encodes:
- a CDS encoding indolepyruvate ferredoxin oxidoreductase subunit alpha; amino-acid sequence: MPYVITEACINVKDKSCVDVCPVDCIYEGPDQLFIHPDECIDCGACEPECPVTAIFPEEDVPVQLKSFIGKNKDVFNSATPPGRPTR